In one window of Gemmatimonadota bacterium DNA:
- a CDS encoding L-serine ammonia-lyase, iron-sulfur-dependent, subunit alpha has protein sequence MTTYPSIFNDVIGPVMRGPSSSHCAAALRIGRLCRDLMHGDITDVHIEFDPNGSLATTHKGQGSDMGLFGGLLGWEADDERLPDYLQAIADAGITITIAIHPIGATHPNTYKITLRNRHDTRRLTAISTGGGMIEVLEIDGAPVSMAGDFFVTLVYVTSPGAVLALLERSATYDAIALRHGTATFIEVAATRFLSEELSAALAARDDVLFIRRLHPVLPVLSRQDLAVPFITSAEMLAYNAERRLRLWELAVEYESMRGALSKAAVFEKMRAIVAIMQHSMTRGLQGTTYADRILGAQSLGFQRHLKAGTLLEGDVLNQVILHTSAMMEVKSSMGVVVAAPTAGSCGALPGAILGTNTVLGLPPDDVVKAMLAAGLIGVFIAAHATFAAEVGGCMAECGSGSGMAAAGLVELKQGTLDQSLAAASMALQSSLGMICDMIADRVEAPCLNRNVMAATNAISCANLALSGYDHLIPLDEVIETMKKVGDAIPNTLRCTGLGGLAITPTAKSIEARLATAADERARTGFKAC, from the coding sequence ATGACGACGTATCCCAGCATCTTCAACGACGTCATTGGCCCCGTCATGCGGGGCCCCTCCAGCTCCCATTGTGCAGCGGCCCTGCGCATTGGCCGACTGTGCCGTGACTTGATGCACGGCGACATTACCGACGTGCACATCGAGTTCGACCCCAACGGCTCGCTGGCCACGACCCACAAGGGCCAGGGCTCGGACATGGGCCTGTTTGGCGGCCTGCTCGGATGGGAGGCCGATGACGAACGCCTGCCAGACTACCTGCAGGCCATTGCCGATGCCGGGATCACCATCACCATCGCCATCCATCCCATCGGCGCGACCCATCCCAACACCTACAAGATCACGCTCCGCAACAGGCACGACACCAGGAGATTGACCGCCATCTCGACCGGTGGCGGCATGATCGAGGTCCTCGAGATCGATGGCGCCCCGGTGTCCATGGCCGGCGACTTCTTCGTGACCCTGGTCTACGTGACCTCCCCCGGCGCCGTCCTCGCCTTGCTCGAGCGGTCGGCCACCTACGACGCGATCGCGCTCCGGCACGGCACGGCCACATTCATTGAAGTGGCAGCCACTCGCTTCCTGTCCGAGGAGTTGTCCGCCGCGCTCGCGGCCAGGGACGACGTACTGTTCATCCGGAGACTCCATCCGGTCCTTCCGGTCCTGTCGCGCCAGGATCTCGCCGTGCCCTTCATCACCAGCGCCGAGATGCTCGCCTACAACGCGGAGCGGCGACTGCGGCTGTGGGAACTGGCGGTCGAGTACGAGAGCATGCGCGGGGCCCTCTCGAAGGCCGCGGTGTTCGAGAAGATGCGCGCCATCGTGGCGATCATGCAGCACTCCATGACGCGCGGCCTGCAGGGTACCACGTACGCCGACCGGATCCTCGGAGCGCAGTCCCTCGGTTTTCAGCGCCACCTGAAGGCGGGGACGCTGCTGGAAGGCGATGTCCTGAACCAGGTGATCCTCCACACCTCGGCCATGATGGAGGTCAAGAGTTCCATGGGCGTGGTCGTGGCCGCCCCGACGGCCGGATCGTGCGGGGCGCTGCCCGGGGCCATCCTCGGCACCAACACGGTACTCGGGCTCCCGCCAGACGACGTGGTGAAGGCGATGCTGGCCGCCGGCCTGATCGGCGTGTTCATCGCCGCCCACGCCACGTTCGCGGCCGAGGTGGGCGGATGCATGGCGGAATGCGGGTCGGGATCCGGCATGGCGGCGGCGGGGCTGGTGGAGCTGAAGCAGGGCACGCTTGATCAGTCGCTGGCGGCGGCCTCGATGGCCCTGCAGTCGTCGCTGGGCATGATCTGTGACATGATCGCCGATCGGGTCGAGGCACCATGTCTCAACCGGAACGTGATGGCGGCGACGAACGCCATTTCCTGTGCCAACCTGGCCCTGTCGGGCTACGATCACCTGATTCCGCTGGATGAAGTGATCGAGACCATGAAGAAGGTGGGCGATGCCATTCCCAACACCCTGCGCTGCACCGGCCTCGGCGGATTGGCCATCACCCCGACGGCGAAGTCGATCGAGGCCCGGCTGGCCACGGCCGCAGACGAGCGGGCCCGGACCGGCTTCAAGGCCTGCTAG
- a CDS encoding alpha/beta hydrolase, with amino-acid sequence MTSALQPHSWVVVLPLLLSLSAPCAGQAAWQPGRGLTEMPLWPGTAPGARPLEKPEIAGTVIDAAGRPKPVAGKPWVYVDRVSRPTLTVYPPRGTNSGAAVVVFPGGGYNVLAIDLEGTEACDWLTSRGITCVLLKYRVPCVKTGPYRECLAALQDAQRALGLVRLHAQEWHIDPRKVGVLGFSAGGHMVAALSTHFAKRLYPAVDAADTLSCRPDFAVALYPGHLAIRERGFALNPEIRVTSETPPTFLLHAEDDPVDPVENSLVYYSALRKAGVPAELHVYVKGGHAFGLRRTASPITAWPELVEAWLGAMGVTGSTGRGP; translated from the coding sequence ATGACAAGCGCGCTGCAGCCTCACTCATGGGTCGTCGTCCTTCCATTACTGCTTTCGCTTTCCGCTCCCTGCGCGGGGCAGGCTGCCTGGCAGCCAGGGCGGGGGCTGACCGAGATGCCACTATGGCCCGGAACGGCCCCCGGCGCTCGCCCCCTCGAGAAACCCGAGATTGCCGGCACCGTGATCGACGCGGCGGGCCGCCCGAAGCCGGTGGCCGGCAAGCCGTGGGTCTACGTCGACCGGGTCTCGCGGCCGACGCTGACGGTCTACCCTCCCCGGGGCACGAACTCCGGCGCCGCGGTGGTCGTGTTTCCGGGCGGGGGGTACAACGTGCTGGCCATCGACCTCGAAGGCACCGAGGCGTGTGACTGGCTGACGTCCAGGGGAATCACCTGCGTGCTGTTGAAGTACCGGGTCCCGTGCGTCAAGACCGGTCCCTATCGGGAGTGCCTGGCGGCGCTGCAGGACGCCCAGCGCGCCCTGGGGCTTGTGCGCCTTCACGCCCAGGAATGGCATATCGATCCCCGCAAGGTTGGCGTGCTGGGCTTTTCGGCCGGGGGCCACATGGTGGCCGCACTCAGCACCCATTTTGCCAAGCGGCTCTATCCGGCCGTGGACGCGGCCGACACGCTGAGCTGCCGCCCCGATTTCGCCGTGGCGCTCTATCCCGGCCACCTGGCCATCCGGGAACGGGGGTTCGCGCTGAACCCGGAGATTCGGGTGACCAGCGAGACACCGCCGACCTTCCTGCTGCATGCGGAGGACGATCCCGTCGACCCGGTGGAGAATTCACTCGTCTACTACTCGGCCCTCAGGAAGGCGGGCGTTCCGGCAGAACTGCATGTGTATGTGAAGGGGGGACATGCGTTCGGGTTGCGTCGTACCGCGTCGCCCATCACCGCATGGCCGGAGCTGGTGGAGGCGTGGCTCGGGGCGATGGGGGTGACTGGGAGCACCGGCCGAGGGCCCTAG
- a CDS encoding isoprenylcysteine carboxylmethyltransferase family protein has product MPLWLRATAMTLLFPGMVAGVIPYRLAHGAWALPFATALTPWLGWPLILVGTLLLILTIWAFAWSGGGTLAPWDAPTTLVQGGLYRWVRNPMYLGVVAAIVGQGLLWSSAATFIYAAGIAFAFHVRVVRFEEPVLRQQFGPLFEGYLRAVPRWVPRRPRARVV; this is encoded by the coding sequence ATGCCGCTTTGGCTGCGCGCGACGGCGATGACCCTCCTGTTCCCGGGAATGGTCGCCGGAGTGATCCCTTACCGTCTCGCGCACGGCGCGTGGGCCCTGCCCTTCGCCACCGCACTGACGCCATGGCTCGGGTGGCCGCTGATCCTCGTCGGCACCCTCCTGCTGATCCTCACGATCTGGGCGTTTGCCTGGTCGGGAGGTGGCACCCTCGCGCCCTGGGATGCTCCGACCACCCTCGTCCAGGGTGGCCTCTATCGGTGGGTACGCAACCCGATGTATCTCGGCGTCGTGGCGGCCATCGTCGGCCAAGGCCTCCTGTGGTCGTCAGCGGCGACCTTCATCTACGCGGCTGGTATCGCCTTCGCCTTTCACGTGCGAGTGGTGCGGTTCGAAGAGCCGGTGCTGCGTCAGCAGTTTGGCCCTCTCTTTGAGGGCTACCTCCGTGCAGTACCCCGATGGGTGCCGCGACGGCCTCGCGCTCGAGTCGTCTAG
- a CDS encoding serine/threonine protein kinase yields the protein MPVPLASDPLFARFQAVIAGRYFLDRELGRGGMGVVYLAYEVRLQRPVAIKLLPPELAAHVLLRERFLREARTAARLSHPNIVPVHAVDEIAEWVYYAMAYVPGETLARRVARGPLPAMEAARVLREVAWALDYAHVQGTVHRDIKPENVILEQGTGRAMVTDFGIAAVEWDTRDTAPGQLLGTPEFMSPEQAGGETVDGRSDLYSVGALGYYLLSGKPPFQGATTARLLAQHLTAPVPSLAASAPGTPDALAQLLERCLAKERGERPVSGAQLAEELGLVLQAHAEPPAMLRAIARQTRWMLVGACVPGLIIAIRGIQDATALGTGAVVSFATVAAAITAAFLLYLLDSQLKQLRDAGYGPGDLAEAADAQARGRADEASSLSRVTPFQRSPRSARRGLWLWFGLFVLEGGGILGFGASIGDYVALLGFAAGALGQIMVLEAFRRPPRTRRSLFGRFWASRFVAGRWQRLTASTPEPSAAPLPRLTEMRLGQTVEHLLAALPLDLRRQLPDVLPVVRRLEARAQSVRQRLEDLDRLLATARRGHDADPAAARRSLLLAALGTSKAASERQLEELVAALEIIRLDLLRLTASTATLEGVTADLAAAARLDAHTEQLLAGWEEVARLTGERDDHTTAR from the coding sequence GTGCCGGTGCCGCTGGCCTCCGATCCACTCTTCGCCAGGTTCCAGGCGGTCATCGCAGGACGGTACTTCCTCGATCGCGAGCTGGGTCGCGGCGGCATGGGCGTCGTCTACTTGGCCTACGAAGTGCGCCTCCAGCGCCCGGTCGCCATCAAGTTGCTCCCACCCGAGCTCGCCGCGCATGTCCTGCTGCGTGAGCGCTTCCTGCGCGAAGCCCGCACCGCCGCACGACTCTCCCACCCCAACATCGTCCCGGTTCACGCCGTCGATGAAATCGCCGAGTGGGTCTACTACGCCATGGCCTATGTGCCTGGCGAGACCCTGGCGCGACGAGTGGCCCGAGGACCGCTGCCGGCGATGGAGGCTGCCCGGGTCCTGCGGGAGGTGGCGTGGGCGCTGGACTACGCCCATGTGCAGGGTACGGTCCACCGGGACATCAAGCCCGAGAACGTGATCCTCGAGCAAGGAACCGGGCGGGCGATGGTGACGGACTTCGGCATCGCAGCCGTGGAGTGGGACACACGCGATACCGCTCCGGGGCAGCTGCTTGGGACCCCCGAATTCATGAGCCCGGAGCAGGCTGGGGGTGAAACGGTGGACGGGAGGAGCGACCTCTACTCCGTCGGGGCACTGGGCTACTATCTCCTCTCCGGCAAACCACCGTTCCAGGGAGCGACCACGGCCAGACTGTTGGCCCAGCACCTCACCGCTCCGGTCCCCAGCCTCGCCGCCTCGGCGCCGGGCACGCCGGACGCGCTGGCCCAGCTTCTCGAGCGGTGCCTCGCCAAGGAGCGCGGTGAACGCCCCGTGAGCGGCGCTCAACTGGCAGAGGAGCTGGGCCTCGTCCTCCAGGCACACGCCGAGCCGCCGGCCATGCTGCGTGCCATCGCGCGGCAAACCAGGTGGATGCTGGTCGGCGCCTGCGTCCCGGGCCTGATAATAGCCATCCGGGGGATTCAAGACGCGACGGCGCTCGGGACCGGCGCGGTGGTGTCGTTCGCGACCGTCGCCGCGGCGATCACAGCTGCCTTTCTTCTCTACCTCCTGGACTCTCAGCTCAAGCAGCTTCGTGACGCGGGGTATGGACCAGGGGACCTGGCTGAGGCCGCAGATGCGCAGGCACGGGGCCGGGCCGACGAAGCGAGTTCGCTTTCGCGGGTCACTCCATTCCAGCGGTCACCCCGGAGTGCGCGGCGTGGGCTCTGGCTCTGGTTCGGCCTCTTCGTGCTGGAGGGCGGCGGCATCCTCGGCTTCGGGGCCTCCATCGGAGACTACGTCGCCCTGTTGGGGTTCGCGGCGGGGGCGCTCGGCCAGATCATGGTGCTGGAGGCGTTCCGCCGCCCGCCCCGGACCAGGCGATCGCTCTTCGGCCGGTTCTGGGCCAGCCGCTTCGTCGCCGGGCGCTGGCAACGTCTCACTGCCAGCACCCCCGAGCCCAGCGCCGCCCCCCTGCCACGCCTGACGGAGATGCGCCTGGGCCAGACGGTCGAGCACCTGCTTGCGGCCTTGCCGCTGGACCTGCGACGCCAGCTGCCTGACGTCCTCCCCGTCGTCCGCCGCCTCGAGGCGCGGGCGCAGAGCGTCCGGCAGCGCCTGGAAGACCTCGATCGGCTGCTGGCGACGGCACGGCGCGGCCACGACGCCGACCCCGCCGCTGCCAGGCGGTCTCTGCTGCTTGCGGCCCTTGGGACCTCCAAGGCCGCCTCGGAGAGGCAGCTGGAGGAGCTGGTGGCGGCGCTGGAGATCATCCGGCTCGACCTGTTGCGCCTGACGGCCAGTACCGCCACACTGGAAGGGGTCACCGCCGACCTCGCTGCCGCCGCTCGGCTCGACGCGCACACCGAGCAGCTGCTGGCCGGCTGGGAGGAAGTGGCTCGCCTGACGGGAGAGCGGGACGATCACACCACCGCTCGCTAG
- a CDS encoding GNAT family N-acetyltransferase: MDFRTYDAPGALRDGTPIRIRAIRPDDGEALREGLAHLSERTVYHRFFQSKRELSEREIQYLTHLDFEHHVGLAAVISNPAGELLIGVGRWVRLGAGRPGVRGAERDRTPAHAEVAFVVGDEFQGQGVGSQLLAHLAGIARALGIRYLDAEVLPGNRQMIDVFAHSGLPVTEQLRDGLVHVEMRLEEGEAVGR, translated from the coding sequence ATGGATTTCCGCACCTACGACGCGCCGGGCGCCCTGCGGGACGGGACGCCGATCCGGATCCGGGCCATCCGCCCGGACGACGGGGAGGCGTTGCGGGAGGGGCTGGCGCACCTGTCGGAGCGGACGGTGTACCACCGCTTCTTCCAGAGCAAGCGGGAGCTGTCCGAGCGGGAGATCCAGTACCTGACTCACCTCGACTTCGAGCACCACGTGGGGCTGGCGGCGGTCATCTCCAACCCGGCGGGGGAGCTGCTGATCGGGGTGGGCCGCTGGGTGCGGCTGGGGGCGGGCCGGCCGGGGGTGCGGGGGGCGGAGCGGGACCGGACGCCGGCGCACGCCGAGGTGGCGTTCGTGGTGGGCGACGAGTTCCAGGGCCAGGGGGTGGGGAGCCAGCTGCTGGCGCACCTGGCGGGGATCGCCCGGGCGCTGGGGATCCGCTACCTGGACGCCGAGGTGCTGCCGGGGAACCGCCAGATGATCGACGTCTTTGCGCACAGCGGGCTGCCGGTGACGGAGCAGCTGCGGGATGGGCTGGTGCATGTGGAGATGCGGCTGGAGGAGGGGGAGGCGGTGGGGCGGTAG
- a CDS encoding DUF4397 domain-containing protein, translated as MLIRRIPLAALAVLLACDGYSDGNGPGGGPTATVVVVSAAGRATSLRARVGGTWLPAILPGGVGSLDVPAGTRSYMLDVQGTGVTGSSGTMTLVAGQTYVLVAQDSQGTIVGSVLADTGAIVPAGKSKLRVIHGAGLAPAIDVYRTQPDFPDLVNVMFPFDFGASSPFLQSDPGTWTVVVTPDNSTDTLYASGPIVVPDGERVSVVLMDSTATGGISAVVLPGQ; from the coding sequence ATGCTCATCCGACGGATCCCCCTCGCCGCGCTCGCGGTGCTCCTGGCCTGCGACGGCTACAGCGATGGCAACGGGCCCGGGGGCGGTCCCACCGCCACCGTGGTCGTGGTGAGCGCGGCGGGGCGCGCCACCTCGCTCCGGGCGCGGGTCGGCGGGACCTGGCTCCCCGCGATCCTTCCCGGCGGCGTCGGCTCGCTCGACGTGCCCGCGGGCACCCGGTCCTACATGCTCGACGTGCAGGGCACCGGCGTCACCGGCTCGAGCGGCACCATGACCCTCGTGGCGGGGCAGACCTACGTCCTCGTGGCGCAGGACTCCCAGGGCACCATCGTCGGGTCGGTCCTCGCCGACACCGGCGCCATCGTCCCGGCCGGCAAGAGCAAGCTGCGCGTCATCCACGGCGCCGGACTCGCCCCCGCCATCGACGTCTACCGCACCCAGCCCGACTTCCCGGACCTGGTGAACGTCATGTTCCCGTTCGACTTCGGCGCGTCGTCGCCCTTCCTGCAGAGCGACCCCGGCACCTGGACCGTCGTCGTCACCCCCGACAACAGCACCGATACCCTCTACGCCTCCGGCCCCATCGTCGTCCCCGATGGGGAGCGGGTCTCGGTCGTGCTGATGGACTCCACCGCCACCGGCGGGATCAGCGCGGTCGTCCTGCCCGGTCAGTGA
- a CDS encoding pyruvate, phosphate dikinase, with amino-acid sequence MSGTYSQPSVYFFGSGRADGTATMKDILGGKGAGLAEMTNLGIPVPPGFTIAATLCNTYLETRQFPPWLRSQVETSLQRLEAAANRHFGGKDRPLLVSVRSGAPVSMPGMMETILNLGLNDVTVEGLTRESGNAQFAWDSYRRFVQMYSTVVLDLQKAPFEAMLEARKHAAKVARDIDLPADEFRKLVAEYKAHAEQESGKPWPNDPMEQLWGAIAAVFESWHTRRAIDYRKLHDLPDSMGTAVNVVTMVFGNLGEDSGTGVAFTRDPSTGERALYGEYLLNAQGEDVVSGTRHVDPIAKLKEEMPAAYAELDRIARVLERHFRDVQDMEFTIERGKLYMLQTRRGQRSGHAAVRIACEMVDEGFISEEEAVARIPPNDLNQLLHPTINADSQVDLLTTGLPASPGAASGAAVFDADLAEQLARKGEAVILVRRETSPEDFHGMVAAKGILTARGGMTSHAAVVARGIGKPCVASAQHLVVDEASHTFAVNGRTLKQGDWITIDGASGKVYAGKAELKSPELSGNFTRILLWADKVRHLRVRVNADTPADAHRGRDFGAEGIGLCRTEHMFFEGDRLIAMREMILAQDVAGRKKALARLLPMQRSDFESIFRAMEGYPVTIRLLDPPLHEFLPKEKGEVEEMARALGKAPEEVQHIVDGLQEANPMLGLRGCRLGIIYPEITAMQARAIFEAACAVALRKGRVQPEVMIPLVANVVEFRKQALLVRQVAEEVFRERQITVPYLLGTMIELPRAALTADEIAREAQFFSFGTNDLTQTTWGLSRDDAGRFLPYYLEHGIMEDDPFQVLDQGGVGKLIQMACELGRKTRQDLKLGICGEHGGEPKSVAFCDSLGMNYVSCSPYRVPIARLAAAQSALKERGTMDRTMATV; translated from the coding sequence ATGAGCGGAACCTACAGTCAGCCCTCGGTCTATTTCTTCGGCTCGGGCCGCGCCGACGGCACGGCCACCATGAAGGACATCCTGGGCGGCAAGGGCGCGGGCCTGGCCGAGATGACCAACCTCGGCATCCCGGTCCCCCCCGGCTTCACCATCGCCGCCACCCTGTGCAACACCTACCTCGAGACCCGGCAGTTCCCGCCCTGGCTGCGCAGCCAGGTGGAGACCAGCCTGCAGCGGCTGGAGGCGGCGGCCAACCGGCACTTCGGCGGCAAGGACCGGCCGCTGCTGGTGTCGGTGCGCTCCGGCGCGCCGGTGTCGATGCCGGGGATGATGGAGACGATCCTCAACCTCGGCCTCAACGACGTGACGGTCGAGGGGCTCACCCGGGAGAGCGGCAACGCGCAGTTCGCCTGGGACAGCTACCGCCGCTTCGTGCAGATGTACTCCACGGTGGTGCTCGACCTGCAGAAGGCGCCGTTCGAGGCGATGCTCGAGGCCCGCAAGCACGCCGCCAAGGTGGCGCGCGACATCGACCTGCCGGCGGACGAGTTCCGCAAGCTGGTGGCCGAGTACAAGGCGCACGCCGAGCAGGAGAGCGGCAAGCCGTGGCCCAATGACCCGATGGAGCAGCTGTGGGGCGCGATCGCGGCGGTGTTCGAGAGCTGGCACACCCGCCGGGCGATCGACTACCGGAAGCTGCACGACCTCCCCGACAGCATGGGCACCGCGGTCAACGTGGTGACGATGGTCTTCGGCAACCTGGGCGAGGACTCGGGCACCGGGGTGGCGTTCACCCGCGACCCCTCCACCGGCGAGCGGGCGCTCTACGGCGAGTACCTGCTCAACGCGCAGGGTGAGGACGTGGTGTCGGGCACCCGGCACGTGGACCCGATCGCCAAGCTGAAGGAGGAGATGCCGGCCGCCTACGCGGAGCTGGACCGGATCGCGCGGGTGCTGGAGCGGCACTTCCGGGACGTGCAGGACATGGAGTTCACGATCGAGCGGGGCAAGCTGTACATGCTGCAGACCCGGCGCGGCCAGCGCTCGGGGCACGCGGCGGTGCGGATCGCCTGCGAGATGGTGGACGAGGGGTTCATCTCGGAGGAGGAGGCGGTCGCCCGCATCCCCCCCAACGACCTCAACCAGCTGCTGCACCCGACGATCAACGCGGACAGCCAGGTGGACCTGCTCACCACCGGCCTGCCGGCGTCGCCGGGGGCGGCGTCGGGGGCGGCGGTGTTCGACGCCGACCTGGCGGAGCAGCTGGCGCGGAAGGGCGAGGCGGTGATCCTGGTGCGCCGGGAGACCAGCCCCGAGGACTTCCACGGGATGGTGGCGGCCAAGGGGATCCTCACGGCGCGGGGCGGCATGACGAGCCACGCCGCCGTGGTGGCCCGCGGCATCGGCAAGCCGTGCGTGGCGAGCGCCCAGCACCTGGTGGTGGACGAGGCGAGCCACACCTTCGCGGTGAACGGCCGCACCCTCAAGCAGGGCGATTGGATCACGATCGACGGCGCGAGCGGCAAGGTCTACGCCGGCAAGGCGGAGCTCAAGTCGCCGGAGCTGTCGGGGAACTTCACCCGGATCCTGCTGTGGGCCGACAAGGTGCGGCACCTGCGGGTGCGGGTGAACGCCGACACGCCGGCCGACGCGCACCGGGGCCGCGACTTCGGGGCCGAGGGGATCGGGCTGTGCCGCACGGAGCACATGTTCTTCGAGGGCGACCGGCTGATCGCCATGCGGGAGATGATCCTGGCCCAGGACGTGGCGGGCCGCAAGAAGGCGCTGGCCCGGCTGCTCCCCATGCAGCGCAGCGACTTCGAGTCGATCTTCCGCGCCATGGAGGGCTACCCGGTCACCATCCGGCTGCTCGACCCGCCGCTGCACGAGTTCCTGCCCAAGGAGAAGGGCGAGGTCGAGGAGATGGCGCGGGCGCTGGGCAAGGCGCCCGAGGAGGTGCAGCACATCGTCGACGGCCTGCAGGAGGCCAACCCGATGCTCGGCCTGCGCGGCTGCCGGCTGGGCATCATCTACCCCGAGATCACCGCCATGCAGGCGCGGGCGATCTTCGAGGCGGCCTGCGCGGTGGCGCTGCGCAAGGGCCGGGTGCAGCCCGAGGTGATGATCCCGCTGGTGGCCAACGTGGTGGAGTTCCGCAAGCAGGCGCTGCTGGTGCGGCAGGTGGCCGAGGAGGTGTTCCGCGAGCGGCAGATCACGGTGCCCTACCTGCTCGGCACGATGATCGAGCTGCCCCGCGCGGCGCTCACCGCCGACGAGATCGCCCGGGAGGCGCAGTTCTTCTCCTTCGGCACCAACGACCTGACGCAGACGACGTGGGGGCTCTCGCGCGACGACGCGGGCCGCTTCCTCCCCTATTACCTGGAGCACGGGATCATGGAAGACGACCCGTTCCAGGTGCTCGACCAGGGGGGCGTGGGCAAGCTGATCCAGATGGCCTGCGAGCTGGGCCGGAAGACGCGCCAGGACCTCAAGCTCGGGATCTGCGGCGAGCACGGTGGCGAGCCCAAGTCGGTGGCGTTCTGCGACAGCCTGGGGATGAACTACGTGAGCTGCTCCCCGTACCGGGTGCCGATCGCGCGGCTGGCGGCGGCGCAGTCGGCGCTCAAGGAGCGCGGGACGATGGACCGGACGATGGCGACGGTCTGA
- a CDS encoding amidophosphoribosyltransferase yields the protein MCGVFGVSGVPDAARLTYLGLYALQHRGQESAGIVAVDGQGRARAHRGMGLVSENFNEANLSRLPGDVAVGHTRYSTAGSSVIANAQPLLIDYRYGPLTVAHNGNLTNAPALRRELVDEGSIFTTTTDTEVLLHLIARSRQATPEGQIREALERCEGAFTLLLSVGRTIYAVVDPRGFRPMVLGRIAGGVIVASETCALDLVGASMVCELEPGQFLRIEEGQITELPRLQPRPESRCIFELVYFGRPDSRIFGESVDRVRRELGRQLAREHPAPGAEVVFSVPDSSNAMALGFAEVSGTKLENGLIRNHYVGRTFINPTQALRVAKVKIKFNPVRGVIEGRKVVMVDDSLVRGTTSKGLVQMIRAAGAREVHLRLGSPPITGPCHYGIDTPTREELIGATHSPDEIREYLGVDSLGYLSLDGMLRAGGARSQFCHACFSGHYPTDISDDLVSLRHAAPILTTPA from the coding sequence ATGTGCGGTGTCTTCGGCGTCTCAGGCGTTCCCGACGCGGCGCGCCTGACCTATCTCGGCCTCTACGCCCTGCAGCACCGGGGGCAGGAGTCGGCCGGGATCGTGGCGGTGGATGGGCAGGGCCGCGCCCGGGCGCACCGCGGGATGGGGCTGGTCTCGGAGAACTTCAACGAGGCCAACCTCTCCCGGCTCCCGGGAGACGTGGCGGTGGGGCACACCCGCTACTCCACCGCCGGCAGCTCGGTGATCGCCAACGCGCAGCCGCTGCTGATCGACTACCGCTACGGGCCGCTCACGGTGGCGCACAACGGCAACCTCACCAACGCCCCCGCCCTGCGCCGCGAGCTGGTGGACGAGGGGTCCATCTTCACCACCACCACCGACACCGAGGTGCTGCTGCACCTCATCGCCCGCAGCCGCCAGGCGACGCCCGAGGGCCAGATCCGCGAGGCGCTGGAGCGGTGTGAAGGCGCCTTCACCCTGCTGCTCTCGGTCGGGCGTACTATTTACGCGGTGGTGGACCCGCGCGGCTTCCGGCCGATGGTGCTGGGGCGGATCGCCGGCGGGGTGATCGTGGCCTCGGAGACGTGCGCCCTCGACCTGGTGGGGGCCTCGATGGTCTGCGAGCTCGAGCCGGGGCAGTTCCTGCGGATCGAGGAGGGCCAGATCACCGAGCTGCCGCGGCTGCAGCCCCGCCCCGAGAGCCGCTGCATCTTCGAGCTGGTGTACTTCGGCCGGCCGGACAGCCGGATCTTCGGCGAGTCGGTGGACCGGGTGCGGCGGGAGCTGGGCCGGCAGCTGGCGCGGGAGCACCCGGCGCCGGGGGCGGAGGTGGTGTTCAGCGTGCCGGACAGCAGCAACGCGATGGCACTGGGCTTCGCGGAGGTGAGCGGGACCAAGCTCGAGAACGGGCTGATCCGCAACCACTACGTGGGGCGCACGTTCATCAACCCGACGCAGGCGCTGCGGGTGGCCAAGGTCAAGATCAAGTTCAACCCGGTGCGCGGGGTGATCGAGGGGCGCAAGGTGGTGATGGTGGACGACAGCCTGGTGCGGGGCACCACCAGCAAGGGGCTGGTGCAGATGATCCGCGCCGCGGGGGCCCGCGAGGTGCACCTGCGGCTGGGCAGCCCGCCGATCACGGGGCCGTGCCACTACGGCATCGACACCCCGACCCGCGAGGAGCTGATCGGGGCCACCCATTCGCCCGACGAGATCCGGGAGTACCTGGGGGTGGATTCCCTCGGCTACCTCTCGCTAGATGGCATGCTCCGCGCAGGCGGGGCCAGGAGTCAGTTCTGTCACGCGTGCTTCTCGGGCCACTATCCCACGGACATCTCCGATGACCTGGTGAGCCTGCGGCACGCCGCACCCATTCTCACGACACCGGCATGA